A stretch of the Acanthochromis polyacanthus isolate Apoly-LR-REF ecotype Palm Island chromosome 22, KAUST_Apoly_ChrSc, whole genome shotgun sequence genome encodes the following:
- the LOC110970627 gene encoding B- and T-lymphocyte attenuator-like, protein MCKICRSKTTHRRTLTSSKFTATLVLRKTLSREQKEEAACCRAARISAFLCFVKPNNDVLGGAFLTRSGYDWKMIVPTMRPNQSRTVLHVSVLAVLLLALNVDSADSGDEECLPEINVRRNTVHKALAGQELRINCTVVFCNSLKTVSWYKFENTSISFDVTNISHIKTEWKTLKELEGISFLIFQNILRSDSGQYQCRSGRETSHIISVIVYGDDKTTSVPPKDSTTDSLKPNDDFPENLLIYVYSAAGIATFVIIVIILTVILMRGCKGNSQKKSEQQTDSQYVAIPMAQQPFPHAGLQPSPRGSPAVPPPRRSTRRKRPTEPPSARDGAQVCGQESEDRDRQRNTAEEEISSVVYASLNHQLPPRPAPRTRRLVDESSEYAAIRVA, encoded by the exons ATGTGCAAGATTTGCAGAAGCAAGACCACCCACCGACGAACGCTCACCTCCAGTAAATTCACCGCCACCCTTGTTTTAAGGAAGACACTGAGCAGAGAGCAGAAAGAGGAAGCAGCATGCTGTCGAGCAGCTCGGATCTCGGCGTTTCTCTGTTTCGTGAAACCAAATAATGATGTGCTTGGTGGAGCGTTTCTCACTCGGTCTGGCTACGACTGGAAGATGATTGTTCCCACCATGAGGCCAAATCAGAGCCGGACCGTCCTGCATGTGTCTGTCTTGGCGGTGCTGCTTCTCGCCTTAAACGTTGACA GTGCAGACTCTGGAGATGAAGAATGTCTCCCAGAAATTAATGTTCGGCGCAACACAGTTCACAAGGCTTTAGCTGGACAAGAACTCAGGATTAACTGCACAGTTGTTTTCTGcaacagtttaaaaacagtttCCTGGTATAAATTTGAGAATACATCTATCTCATTTGATGTCACAAATATCAGTCACATTAAAACAGAGTGGAAGACGTTAAAGGAGCTGGAAGGGATATCATTTTTGATCTTCCAAAATATTCTCAGAAGTGACTCGGGTCAGTATCAGTGTCGCAGTGGAAGAGAGACGAGTCATATCATCAGTGTTATCGTCTATG GTGATGATAAGACCACAAGTGTTCCACCAAAGGATAGCACAA CAGACAGCTTGAAACCTAATGATGACTTCCCAGAAAACTTACTGATCTATGTGTACTCGGCTGCTGGGATTGCCACGTTTGTCATCATAGTGATAATTCTCACTGTCATATTAATGCGAGGGTGCAAAG GAAATTCACAGAAGAAATCAGAGCAACAAACTGACAGTCAG TACGTGGCGATCCCGATGGCCCAGCAACCCTTCCCACATGCAGGCCTCCAGCCTTCGCCGAGAGGAAGCCCCGCTGTGCCGCCGCCTCGGAGGTCTACCAGGAGAAAGAGGCCCACCGAGCCTCCATCAGCCAGAGACGGTGCACAAGTTTGTGGGCAGGAGtcagaggacagagacagacagagaaacacagcCGAGGAGGAAATCTCTTCTGTCGTATATGCTTCCCTCAACCACCAGCTGCCACCGAGGCCAGCTCCTCGAACACGGAGGCTGGTGGATGAAAGTTCAGAATATGCAGCCATCCGTGTGGCATAA
- the LOC110970628 gene encoding splicing factor U2AF 35 kDa subunit-like isoform X2 codes for MQEHYDEFFEEVFTEMEEKYGEVEEMNVCDNLGDHLVGNVYVKFRREEDAEKAVMDLNNRWFNGQPIHAELSPVTDFREACCRQYEMGECTRGGFCNFMHLKPISRELRRELYGRRRKRHRSRSRSRERRSRSRDRRRDRERRRSRDRERSGRF; via the exons ATGCAGGAGCACTACGATGAGTTCTTTGAG GAGGTGTTCacagagatggaggagaagtATGGAGAGGTGGAGGAGATGAACGTGTGTGATAACTTGGGCGACCACCTTGTCGGGAATGTCTACGTTAAG TTTCGTCGTGAGGAGGATGCAGAGAAAGCAGTCATGGACTTGAACAACCGCTGGTTCAACGGCCAGCCGATCCACGCAGAGCTCTCCCCCGTCACTGACTTTAGGGAAGCCTGCTGCCGCCAGTATGAAATGGG GGAGTGCACCCGAGGGGGCTTCTGTAACTTCATGCACCTCAAACCCATTTCGCGGGAACTTCGAAGGGAGCTGTACGGCCGCCGCAGGAAAAG GCACCGCTCCCGTTCGCGCTCCAGGGAACGACGCTCCCGATCCAGGGATCGACGACGGGACCGCGAGAGGCGGAGGTCGAGGGACCGAGAGCGCTCTGGACGATTCTGA
- the LOC110970628 gene encoding splicing factor U2AF 35 kDa subunit-like isoform X1 — MAEYLASIFGTEKDKVNCSFYFKIGACRHGDRCSRLHNKPTFSQTILIQNIYRNPQNSAQTADASRCAVSDVEMQEHYDEFFEEVFTEMEEKYGEVEEMNVCDNLGDHLVGNVYVKFRREEDAEKAVMDLNNRWFNGQPIHAELSPVTDFREACCRQYEMGECTRGGFCNFMHLKPISRELRRELYGRRRKRHRSRSRSRERRSRSRDRRRDRERRRSRDRERSGRF, encoded by the exons ATGGCGGAGTACCTGGCATCCATTTTCGGCACAGAGAAAGACAA GGTCAATTGctccttctattttaaaatcGGCGCTTGCAGACATGGAGACCGCTGCTCGAGATTGCACAACAAACCGACCTTCAGCCAG ACCATCTTGATTCAAAACATCTACCGCAATCCCCAGAACAGTGCACAGACGGCCGACGCCTCTCGCT GTGCTGTCAGCGATGTGGAAATGCAGGAGCACTACGATGAGTTCTTTGAG GAGGTGTTCacagagatggaggagaagtATGGAGAGGTGGAGGAGATGAACGTGTGTGATAACTTGGGCGACCACCTTGTCGGGAATGTCTACGTTAAG TTTCGTCGTGAGGAGGATGCAGAGAAAGCAGTCATGGACTTGAACAACCGCTGGTTCAACGGCCAGCCGATCCACGCAGAGCTCTCCCCCGTCACTGACTTTAGGGAAGCCTGCTGCCGCCAGTATGAAATGGG GGAGTGCACCCGAGGGGGCTTCTGTAACTTCATGCACCTCAAACCCATTTCGCGGGAACTTCGAAGGGAGCTGTACGGCCGCCGCAGGAAAAG GCACCGCTCCCGTTCGCGCTCCAGGGAACGACGCTCCCGATCCAGGGATCGACGACGGGACCGCGAGAGGCGGAGGTCGAGGGACCGAGAGCGCTCTGGACGATTCTGA